Proteins found in one Rhodothermales bacterium genomic segment:
- a CDS encoding N-acetylmuramoyl-L-alanine amidase, which produces MRFDRGILVLVAAFLAALVPLAVPLSAQASDVPTVNRVSVVATNSGDGFVIRLHSSDYIHAYSAARNTEGSKYEMILFNADLAKPYKHDKPSGPLVAYFFEPGAEHLTFKFELESSIAYKVSAYRDRDSNDLLIGLIYDPDATPVAPVANTRKDPPTNGPSVAARDRWKLDTIVIDPGHGGKDSGASAYGIREKDVALNVAKKLGALLEENLGVRVVYTRPDDRFIELKRRGKIANEAGGKLFVSIHANAQRRGRTAKGTETYFLGLHKSKAAQDVMNRENSVVSLEENAEQYAAFKEEALIRQ; this is translated from the coding sequence ATGAGATTCGATCGAGGAATATTAGTCCTTGTAGCGGCATTTCTTGCTGCTCTGGTGCCATTGGCTGTACCGCTGTCGGCACAGGCCTCCGATGTGCCGACGGTAAATCGCGTTTCCGTCGTCGCGACCAATAGTGGCGACGGTTTTGTCATTCGACTGCATTCGTCAGACTACATCCACGCGTATTCGGCCGCTCGCAACACAGAGGGGTCCAAGTACGAGATGATCCTTTTCAATGCTGATCTGGCGAAGCCGTACAAGCATGATAAACCCAGCGGACCACTCGTCGCATACTTCTTCGAGCCCGGCGCAGAACATCTTACGTTCAAGTTCGAGCTCGAATCGAGCATCGCCTACAAAGTCAGCGCATATCGTGATCGCGACAGCAACGATCTGTTGATAGGCCTGATCTATGATCCGGACGCTACGCCGGTCGCTCCGGTCGCGAACACACGCAAGGATCCACCGACGAATGGTCCGTCCGTCGCAGCACGCGACAGGTGGAAACTCGATACGATCGTCATTGACCCCGGGCACGGGGGCAAGGACTCGGGTGCCAGCGCGTACGGAATTCGTGAGAAGGACGTTGCCCTGAACGTGGCCAAGAAACTCGGTGCTTTACTCGAAGAGAACCTCGGCGTCCGCGTCGTATACACGCGGCCGGACGATCGTTTCATCGAACTCAAGCGACGCGGCAAGATTGCGAACGAGGCCGGTGGAAAGCTGTTCGTTTCGATTCATGCGAATGCGCAGCGACGTGGACGGACTGCGAAGGGGACGGAAACGTATTTCCTCGGCCTGCACAAATCGAAAGCTGCTCAGGATGTCATGAATCGTGAGAACAGCGTAGTCTCACTGGAAGAGAACGCAGAGCAATACGCCGCTTTCAAAGAGGAAGCATTGATTCGGCAGA
- a CDS encoding sigma-70 family RNA polymerase sigma factor, translating into MHPSDESLVTDYLENGDERAFRQLVERHQERVFGYLMGMVRDRSVANDLFQETYLRVISALQRRRGSYDQQGRWIGWVMRIARNAALDHLRSRKKWTDVESSTEDDDSSFWDRLADAEPGADDQLHLAEQGEMLEACIERLSPEQREVLLLRHDAELTFREIAQLTDCSINTALGRMRYALLNLRKMMSESNTKRLADLA; encoded by the coding sequence ATGCATCCATCTGACGAAAGTCTGGTTACTGATTATCTCGAAAACGGGGACGAGCGGGCCTTTCGCCAACTCGTTGAGAGGCATCAGGAACGGGTATTCGGTTACCTGATGGGTATGGTGCGCGATCGAAGCGTGGCGAATGACCTTTTTCAGGAAACGTACCTGAGGGTCATCAGTGCGCTGCAGCGAAGGCGCGGCTCGTATGACCAGCAGGGCAGATGGATAGGATGGGTTATGAGAATCGCGAGGAACGCAGCACTGGATCACCTGCGGTCAAGGAAGAAGTGGACCGACGTGGAGTCCAGCACCGAAGACGACGACTCGTCGTTCTGGGATCGACTGGCCGATGCCGAACCCGGCGCCGACGATCAGTTGCATCTCGCGGAGCAGGGGGAAATGCTGGAGGCGTGCATCGAGCGTCTTTCGCCGGAACAGAGGGAGGTCTTGCTGCTTCGTCACGACGCTGAACTCACGTTCCGCGAAATCGCGCAGCTGACCGACTGTTCCATCAACACTGCGCTGGGGCGGATGCGCTACGCACTCCTGAACCTTCGCAAAATGATGTCTGAGTCAAACACGAAACGATTGGCTGATCTCGCATGA
- the radA gene encoding DNA repair protein RadA yields MARAKSRYVCQVCGNESAKWVGQCAGCGGWNTLAEELAPSASRSPLGPAASGVLSSITPTRLSDVSLDTETRVKTGIEEFDRVLGGGIVPGSLILLAGDPGIGKSTLMTVLGTHLVDTTILYVTGEESLRQVKLRADRLGIDSRNTHVLAQTNVEVIAAAVQDLVPGILVVDSIQTIYRPDLQSAPGSVSQVRESAATLLHVAKNLEIPTFLIGHVTKSGAIAGPRVLEHMVDTVLHLEGDRHNSFRVLRAVKNRFGSTNEIGIFEMLSSGLREVDNPSEMFLAERGTDVSGSAVVCSLEGTRPILVEIQALVTETSYATPQRTATGFDARRLQMLLAVLEKREGLRLASYDVFVNVAGGVRLEEPAVDLGVAVAVATSFRDVPVGNRSFFVGEIGLGGEIRSVSRIPLRLKEARKLGFNHAFIPAGNMSGLKSGDDLEITPVDSVSRLLDLVF; encoded by the coding sequence ATGGCCCGTGCGAAAAGTCGATACGTCTGTCAGGTCTGCGGTAACGAATCCGCCAAGTGGGTCGGGCAATGCGCCGGCTGCGGCGGCTGGAACACGCTCGCTGAAGAATTGGCGCCGTCGGCATCCCGGTCGCCCCTCGGACCGGCCGCCAGCGGTGTCCTTTCATCGATAACTCCCACGAGATTGTCGGACGTCTCGCTCGATACCGAGACCCGCGTGAAGACCGGCATAGAAGAGTTCGACCGGGTTCTGGGAGGGGGGATCGTTCCGGGATCTCTCATTCTGCTCGCCGGCGACCCGGGCATTGGCAAGAGCACTCTGATGACCGTCCTCGGTACGCACCTCGTCGACACCACGATTCTGTACGTGACCGGAGAGGAGTCGCTCCGGCAGGTGAAGCTCAGAGCCGACCGGCTCGGTATCGATTCGCGTAACACGCACGTTCTCGCTCAGACAAATGTCGAAGTCATCGCAGCTGCCGTGCAGGACCTCGTACCAGGTATCCTGGTCGTCGATTCAATCCAGACCATCTACCGGCCCGACCTGCAAAGCGCGCCGGGTTCGGTAAGTCAGGTACGGGAGAGTGCTGCAACGCTGTTGCACGTAGCGAAGAATCTGGAGATCCCCACGTTTCTGATCGGCCACGTGACGAAGTCGGGGGCCATCGCGGGACCACGGGTGTTGGAGCATATGGTGGATACCGTGCTGCACCTCGAAGGAGATCGGCATAACTCGTTTCGTGTTCTGCGTGCCGTCAAGAATCGCTTTGGCTCGACGAACGAGATCGGGATATTCGAGATGCTGTCGTCCGGACTCCGGGAAGTGGACAATCCCAGTGAGATGTTTCTCGCGGAACGCGGTACCGATGTAAGCGGCTCCGCTGTCGTCTGCTCGCTGGAGGGCACGCGGCCGATACTGGTCGAGATTCAGGCCCTGGTCACCGAGACGTCGTACGCGACACCGCAACGTACGGCGACCGGATTCGATGCGCGCCGGCTGCAAATGCTACTGGCTGTTCTCGAAAAGCGCGAGGGGCTGCGTCTCGCGTCATACGATGTGTTCGTCAATGTCGCCGGCGGCGTCAGACTTGAGGAGCCGGCCGTCGATCTGGGAGTTGCTGTCGCCGTTGCTACTTCTTTCCGCGACGTACCCGTCGGCAATCGATCGTTCTTCGTGGGAGAAATTGGACTCGGAGGCGAAATCCGTTCGGTGAGTCGAATTCCCCTGCGGCTGAAGGAAGCACGCAAGCTGGGCTTCAACCACGCATTCATCCCCGCCGGTAACATGTCCGGGCTGAAATCAGGCGATGATCTTGAAATAACGCCGGTCGATTCGGTCTCGCGGCTTCTGGATCTCGTGTTTTGA
- a CDS encoding ABC transporter permease, which yields MTELVSRVLHPAAALGKFTLLLVKAFSSVGEFRFYRKNIFNQMVKIGIDSIPIVALAALFSGAVTTVQTAYQLVSPLIPKSVIGAVVVPSLILELGAVVTGFLLAGRVGARIAAELGTMRVTEQIDALEAMGLNSIGYLIVPRVIAGVVMFPMLYVVACFVGVGGGAYVGTITGAVPVGEFIDGAREFFKPFDPIFGLIKSVVFGFIITAIPCYKGYFTDGGAEGVGRSTTQAAVTSCVYILLADLLLAALLL from the coding sequence ATGACCGAACTCGTTTCAAGGGTGCTGCACCCGGCCGCTGCACTGGGCAAATTTACGCTCTTGCTGGTGAAGGCCTTCTCATCTGTCGGTGAATTCCGGTTCTATCGGAAGAACATCTTCAATCAGATGGTGAAGATTGGCATCGACTCGATTCCGATCGTCGCCCTCGCGGCGCTGTTCTCGGGTGCAGTCACCACTGTTCAGACAGCATATCAGCTCGTGTCGCCGCTCATCCCTAAGAGCGTGATCGGAGCGGTCGTCGTCCCGTCGTTGATTCTGGAGCTTGGTGCGGTGGTGACGGGCTTTCTCCTGGCCGGTCGAGTGGGAGCACGCATTGCAGCAGAGCTCGGCACCATGCGCGTCACCGAGCAGATTGATGCGCTCGAGGCCATGGGCCTCAACAGCATCGGCTACCTCATCGTGCCGCGCGTGATAGCCGGCGTGGTTATGTTTCCCATGCTCTACGTCGTCGCATGCTTCGTCGGCGTGGGTGGCGGCGCCTACGTCGGTACCATTACCGGTGCTGTTCCCGTCGGCGAGTTTATTGACGGGGCACGGGAATTCTTCAAGCCGTTCGATCCCATTTTTGGCCTGATCAAGTCGGTGGTTTTTGGATTCATTATTACGGCCATCCCGTGCTACAAAGGGTACTTCACCGACGGTGGCGCCGAGGGTGTCGGACGATCTACTACGCAGGCGGCCGTGACCAGCTGCGTGTACATCCTGTTGGCAGATCTTCTACTCGCAGCGCTCTTGTTGTAG
- a CDS encoding ABC transporter ATP-binding protein, with protein sequence MIQVENINKSFDSVPVLKNVSLTVEEGETLAIIGRSGSGKSVLMKHLIGLLRPDSGRVLIDGTDINQISYEELRKVRRQFGVLFQGGALFDSMDSFDNVAFPLRTFTVMSEADIQTEVQACLDMVELPEVGDKYPDELSGGMRKRVALARAVSLRPRYILYDEPTSGLDPETSNKIDQLITDLADRLKVTSIVVTHDMHSVLDVADRAALVHDGTIHWVGTIDELHRSDDRILCQFVKANEYQIGRPNTIKID encoded by the coding sequence ATGATCCAGGTCGAGAACATCAACAAGAGCTTCGATTCCGTTCCGGTGTTGAAGAACGTGTCTCTTACCGTCGAGGAGGGAGAGACACTGGCCATCATCGGGCGGAGCGGATCCGGCAAAAGCGTACTGATGAAGCACCTGATCGGTTTGCTTCGACCTGATTCGGGCCGCGTGCTCATTGACGGGACGGACATCAACCAGATCTCGTACGAAGAGCTGCGCAAGGTTCGGCGCCAGTTTGGAGTGCTGTTCCAGGGCGGCGCGCTGTTCGACTCCATGGACTCATTCGACAACGTGGCCTTTCCGCTACGCACATTCACGGTCATGTCTGAAGCAGATATTCAGACGGAAGTTCAGGCCTGTCTCGACATGGTTGAGCTTCCGGAAGTCGGTGACAAATACCCGGATGAGCTATCGGGCGGAATGCGGAAGCGCGTGGCACTTGCCAGAGCGGTGTCGCTGCGTCCGCGTTACATTCTCTATGATGAGCCGACGAGCGGACTGGATCCGGAGACATCGAACAAGATCGACCAGCTCATCACCGACCTTGCAGACCGCCTTAAGGTTACAAGCATCGTGGTTACGCACGACATGCATTCTGTTCTGGACGTGGCCGATCGGGCCGCGCTGGTTCATGACGGGACGATACACTGGGTCGGGACGATTGACGAGTTGCACAGGTCGGATGATCGCATCTTGTGCCAGTTCGTCAAAGCGAACGAGTATCAGATCGGGAGACCAAACACCATAAAGATCGACTGA
- a CDS encoding MCE family protein, whose translation MRFASELKVGLAIVASAVIFMLGYRYLQDVPLLSGTSSYYSVVDDAKGLISGNTVRMNGVKVGSVSNVEYRAAIDSVHIDFKISSSIPLPRGSSIDITGIDALGGVRVELQRGPNENPAIPPDGRVRSNPDGSDLFADLASRAPGLADKTDSVLTGLNETMTSVSGMLNDPASDLRRTLSALSGTAYTLEQTMKGESDNLSRILTNLEQITGSVSDAVGGDEDSLAIAVADLRASLASLKSMMQSLEGTTGRLDRVTAKIENGDGTLGLLINDPGLYVQLDSVARNLNELLADFRAHPRRYLRELKLVDLF comes from the coding sequence GTGAGATTTGCAAGCGAATTGAAGGTGGGGCTGGCGATTGTAGCGTCGGCCGTGATATTCATGCTCGGATACCGCTACTTGCAGGACGTGCCACTCTTGAGCGGCACAAGCAGCTATTACTCGGTGGTTGACGACGCGAAGGGATTGATATCGGGGAATACCGTTCGAATGAATGGTGTGAAAGTCGGCTCCGTTAGCAACGTTGAATACCGTGCGGCGATAGACAGCGTCCACATCGATTTCAAGATCAGCAGCAGCATTCCACTCCCGCGAGGAAGCTCGATAGATATCACAGGCATCGACGCACTCGGCGGCGTTCGAGTGGAGCTTCAACGGGGCCCGAACGAAAACCCCGCGATTCCTCCCGACGGGCGTGTCCGCAGCAATCCCGATGGCAGTGACCTGTTTGCGGATCTGGCGTCACGCGCGCCCGGGCTCGCCGACAAGACGGACAGCGTTCTCACAGGTCTGAACGAGACGATGACGTCCGTGTCAGGCATGCTGAACGATCCCGCCTCCGACCTTCGTCGGACTCTGTCGGCGCTGAGCGGCACGGCGTACACGCTGGAGCAAACCATGAAGGGCGAGAGCGACAACCTGAGCCGCATCCTGACCAATCTTGAGCAGATAACGGGCAGTGTAAGTGATGCCGTTGGTGGTGACGAGGACTCGTTGGCTATTGCCGTTGCCGATCTTCGCGCGTCCCTCGCGTCGCTGAAGAGCATGATGCAATCGCTGGAAGGAACGACCGGACGACTCGACCGGGTGACAGCCAAGATCGAGAATGGTGACGGCACCCTTGGCTTGCTTATTAACGATCCCGGGCTCTACGTCCAGCTCGACTCCGTAGCCCGCAACTTGAACGAACTGCTTGCCGACTTCAGAGCGCATCCACGGCGCTATTTGAGGGAGTTGAAACTCGTCGATCTCTTCTAG
- a CDS encoding HDIG domain-containing protein: MPNYEQALELFHSWTESESLRRHAYAVEAAMAEYARHFDQDVELWRMTGLLHDMDYEKHPTAEEHPFVGVALLKDLGYPEEMTEAILGHASYTGVARTTLLARALFAVDELAGFITAVAYVRPTGLEGMKPKSVKKKLKDRAFAAAVSRDDVYAGVEELEVNLDEHIARVIAGMHADADRLGFTSSDE; encoded by the coding sequence ATGCCGAATTACGAACAGGCACTCGAACTCTTTCACTCATGGACCGAGAGTGAGAGTCTTCGTCGCCACGCCTACGCTGTCGAGGCCGCAATGGCTGAGTATGCCAGGCATTTCGACCAGGACGTCGAGCTCTGGCGCATGACCGGTCTGCTCCACGACATGGACTACGAGAAGCACCCGACGGCCGAGGAGCACCCGTTCGTCGGCGTGGCGTTGCTGAAGGATCTCGGATATCCCGAGGAGATGACCGAGGCGATACTCGGTCACGCGTCGTACACCGGGGTGGCACGTACCACGCTGCTGGCTCGCGCGCTCTTCGCCGTCGACGAGCTCGCGGGGTTCATCACCGCTGTGGCGTATGTACGTCCGACGGGCCTGGAGGGGATGAAACCGAAGTCCGTCAAGAAGAAGCTGAAGGATCGCGCGTTCGCGGCGGCCGTCAGCCGTGACGACGTTTATGCGGGCGTAGAGGAACTCGAAGTGAACCTCGATGAGCATATCGCACGTGTAATAGCGGGAATGCACGCGGACGCAGACAGGCTGGGCTTTACATCGTCGGATGAGTAA
- a CDS encoding DUF445 family protein, which translates to MSNSLEKEDTPEARDGAEKSGEITRWVSQQAHSLPEAKQITRERVRDLRSLISKYGRKHLPERVPETRPEPEPPRAVGAHARLLPYLRLFPWLLGVAFGISFLWDFPETSVQLFGYDLALGGLLRIVSVSGLIGFLTNWLAITMLFNPRDRRPVFGQGLIPAQRERVIYRLAKAISEELINAEIIKQKIEESNVIPKYREMALSVSRGVIEDPDFREELKTLTTDYLNQVVASEDIRKRIVEFTVEKIEREVGQGVGGLALKVYRFLNEEDFQRRLDQAIRELPSSLDTALDEMDSLLDRLPEKIEARSEEIEEWATRLVLGFVENLDVYGMIVANMSNYDEQQLENLIKGSTNEQLNYIKYLGGVLGCIGGLVIWRPLFALAAFAMAGVALYSIDVLLLRLTSARSSG; encoded by the coding sequence ATGAGTAACTCGTTGGAAAAGGAAGACACGCCTGAAGCCCGCGATGGAGCGGAGAAGAGTGGCGAAATAACGCGGTGGGTAAGCCAGCAGGCGCACTCGCTCCCGGAAGCCAAGCAGATCACGCGCGAACGGGTCAGAGACCTGCGAAGCCTGATCTCGAAGTACGGACGAAAGCATCTGCCGGAGCGCGTTCCCGAAACAAGGCCGGAGCCGGAGCCCCCGCGTGCGGTCGGCGCGCATGCGCGGCTTCTACCCTACCTCCGACTGTTCCCGTGGCTGCTCGGCGTCGCGTTCGGGATATCCTTCCTCTGGGATTTTCCCGAGACGTCGGTGCAACTGTTCGGCTACGACCTCGCACTCGGCGGGCTGCTTCGTATCGTATCCGTCAGCGGGCTCATCGGATTCCTCACGAACTGGCTCGCCATCACGATGCTCTTCAATCCGCGTGATCGGCGACCAGTGTTCGGCCAGGGTCTGATTCCGGCGCAGCGAGAGCGCGTGATTTATCGACTGGCCAAAGCCATCTCGGAAGAGCTGATCAACGCCGAGATCATCAAGCAAAAGATTGAGGAATCCAACGTCATACCGAAGTATCGGGAGATGGCTTTATCCGTCAGCCGCGGTGTGATCGAGGATCCCGACTTCCGCGAGGAGCTCAAGACCCTCACGACGGACTATCTGAATCAGGTCGTCGCCTCGGAAGACATCCGGAAGCGTATCGTTGAATTCACGGTCGAGAAGATCGAACGTGAGGTGGGTCAGGGAGTTGGCGGGTTGGCGCTGAAGGTATACCGCTTCCTGAATGAAGAGGATTTCCAGCGGCGCCTTGATCAGGCTATCCGTGAACTACCGTCGTCGCTCGACACCGCGCTGGACGAAATGGACAGCCTCCTGGACCGGCTTCCGGAGAAGATCGAAGCCCGTTCCGAGGAGATTGAAGAGTGGGCCACACGGCTCGTTCTCGGGTTCGTCGAGAACCTGGACGTCTACGGAATGATCGTGGCGAACATGTCCAACTACGACGAGCAGCAGCTCGAGAACCTCATCAAGGGATCGACAAACGAGCAGCTCAACTACATCAAGTATCTAGGTGGAGTACTTGGCTGCATCGGCGGGCTTGTGATTTGGCGGCCCCTGTTTGCACTGGCTGCGTTTGCCATGGCCGGCGTCGCATTGTACTCAATCGACGTGCTGCTCCTCCGACTGACATCGGCGCGTTCGAGCGGTTGA
- the dusB gene encoding tRNA dihydrouridine synthase DusB yields MRIGDIEFTDRPVFLAPMEDVSDPPFRVLCKRFGADLLYTEFISSGGLVYDAAGSHKKLDFDDSERPLAIQIFGGDIDQVREATRIVDAVGPDIIDINFGCPVKKIVCKDGGAGILRNLPKMRAITEAVVEETSLPVTVKTRLGWDDDSIRIVEVAKMLESIGVQALAVHARTRSQMYRGDARWEWFGRIRDESRLSIPLIGNGDATTPERIKAMFDETGVDAVMVGRGAIGNPWIFRDARAYLETGEVPPPPTWQERLAVVAEHLHLKCGWLGERTGVMEMRRMYSGYFRGFRNASRLRSLIMEETTEKGVLEVLMNFPECDADVRVAVPKQPAPITGTRRARLPVTS; encoded by the coding sequence ATGCGAATAGGAGATATCGAATTCACAGATCGACCGGTGTTCCTGGCGCCCATGGAGGACGTCAGCGACCCGCCGTTCCGGGTGCTTTGCAAGCGCTTCGGTGCCGATCTGCTCTACACTGAGTTCATCTCGTCGGGCGGCCTGGTGTATGATGCCGCCGGATCACACAAGAAACTCGATTTCGACGACTCCGAGCGACCGCTCGCGATCCAGATATTCGGCGGCGACATCGACCAGGTACGCGAAGCCACTCGGATTGTCGATGCGGTCGGACCCGACATCATCGATATCAACTTCGGCTGTCCCGTCAAGAAGATCGTCTGCAAAGATGGCGGTGCGGGTATCCTGCGGAACCTGCCCAAGATGCGGGCCATCACGGAGGCGGTAGTCGAGGAGACGAGCCTGCCGGTGACCGTCAAGACGCGGCTCGGGTGGGACGACGACAGTATCCGCATCGTAGAAGTCGCAAAGATGCTGGAAAGCATCGGAGTGCAAGCTCTCGCAGTGCACGCTCGGACGCGGTCGCAGATGTATCGGGGCGATGCAAGATGGGAGTGGTTCGGGCGGATACGCGACGAGAGCCGCCTGTCGATTCCGCTCATCGGGAACGGCGATGCAACTACGCCCGAGCGCATCAAGGCGATGTTCGACGAAACGGGAGTCGACGCCGTGATGGTCGGCCGTGGTGCGATTGGTAACCCCTGGATTTTTCGCGACGCGCGTGCCTACCTCGAAACGGGCGAAGTGCCCCCGCCGCCCACCTGGCAGGAGCGCCTGGCCGTCGTTGCCGAGCACCTGCATCTAAAGTGCGGCTGGCTCGGGGAACGGACGGGCGTAATGGAAATGCGTCGCATGTACAGCGGCTACTTCAGGGGATTCCGAAACGCCAGTCGGCTGAGGTCGTTGATCATGGAAGAGACCACGGAGAAAGGAGTGCTCGAAGTCCTGATGAACTTCCCGGAGTGCGACGCCGACGTACGCGTTGCCGTTCCGAAACAACCGGCACCGATCACAGGAACGCGCCGAGCGCGACTTCCTGTAACGAGTTGA
- a CDS encoding PLDc_N domain-containing protein has product MKTLQRSLGAAVAVLFTLFLTGCGGANLLDRFGNFWSYGICSAIVVILDVIALIEVFGSDRRTTGDKILWTIVIVFFPVFGLIVYYLFGRE; this is encoded by the coding sequence ATGAAAACCTTGCAACGATCACTCGGAGCGGCCGTAGCGGTCCTGTTCACCCTCTTTCTCACTGGATGTGGCGGCGCGAATCTTCTCGATCGATTCGGCAACTTCTGGTCATACGGAATTTGCAGTGCCATCGTCGTCATCCTGGATGTCATCGCGTTGATCGAGGTATTTGGAAGCGACAGGCGAACCACCGGAGACAAGATCCTCTGGACAATCGTTATCGTCTTCTTCCCGGTCTTTGGACTGATCGTGTATTACCTGTTCGGCCGCGAGTAG
- a CDS encoding alkaline phosphatase family protein — protein sequence MLLVLLATILAGCSGLSRTGDSRETGPSDPGTVLLISLDGFRWDYIERYAPRNLTALAQTGVRAKALIPVFPTKTFPNHYSIVTGLYPAEHGIISNNMYDPDRDAWFSMRDREAVSHPAWWGGEPIWVTAEKQGLITATYFWPGSEGPIDGIQPTYWKEFDDTIPGNDRVSEVLGWLDLPEEQRPSFVSMYFSDVDIAGHDFGPDDPRTGEVIARVDGYLGDLLDGLRERNLLESTNILVVSDHGIASRSPDRVVFLDDYLEQDDAAVVDWSPVLALWPKDLDVDSLYARLHGVHEHLQIYRRTEIPERFRFSGNARIAPIIGIADEGWSIGRRSRFESQWYSGGTHGYDNELRSMHGILIAHGPEFGSRVELPAIECIHLYELMADIIGVTPAPNSGSVEATASMRNITRDRKATPSTWTN from the coding sequence ATGCTCCTGGTGTTGCTCGCGACGATTCTTGCCGGCTGTTCGGGACTATCGCGAACCGGGGACTCCCGCGAAACCGGGCCCAGCGACCCCGGCACCGTCTTGTTGATCTCACTCGATGGATTCCGGTGGGACTACATCGAACGCTACGCACCTCGGAATCTGACGGCGCTGGCCCAAACGGGCGTTCGGGCCAAAGCGCTGATTCCCGTCTTCCCCACCAAGACGTTTCCGAACCATTATTCCATTGTCACCGGACTGTATCCGGCCGAGCACGGAATTATCTCGAATAACATGTACGACCCCGATCGAGATGCGTGGTTCAGCATGCGAGATCGGGAGGCTGTGAGCCATCCGGCATGGTGGGGTGGGGAGCCCATCTGGGTGACTGCGGAGAAGCAGGGTTTGATTACGGCGACGTATTTCTGGCCCGGATCGGAGGGTCCCATCGACGGAATCCAGCCGACCTACTGGAAGGAGTTCGATGATACGATACCCGGTAACGATCGAGTCTCAGAAGTGCTTGGGTGGCTTGATTTGCCAGAAGAGCAAAGACCTTCGTTTGTCTCTATGTACTTCAGTGACGTCGACATCGCGGGGCATGACTTTGGTCCTGACGACCCGCGTACCGGGGAGGTCATCGCTCGGGTCGACGGCTACCTCGGTGACCTCCTTGACGGGCTTCGAGAGCGCAATCTGCTGGAGTCCACGAATATTCTCGTTGTCTCCGATCACGGTATCGCAAGTCGCAGTCCGGATCGCGTCGTTTTTCTCGACGATTACCTCGAGCAGGACGATGCAGCGGTCGTTGACTGGTCGCCTGTACTCGCCCTGTGGCCGAAGGATCTGGATGTGGATAGTCTGTACGCGAGGCTTCATGGAGTGCACGAGCATCTGCAGATCTATCGTCGAACCGAGATACCGGAGCGATTCAGGTTCTCGGGCAATGCCCGCATCGCGCCGATCATCGGCATCGCGGATGAGGGATGGTCGATCGGCCGTCGGAGTCGTTTCGAATCGCAATGGTATTCGGGAGGAACGCATGGCTATGACAACGAATTGCGCTCCATGCACGGTATCTTGATAGCCCACGGACCGGAATTCGGCTCACGCGTCGAGCTGCCGGCCATCGAATGCATTCACTTGTATGAACTGATGGCCGATATCATAGGAGTCACACCCGCCCCGAACAGCGGTTCGGTCGAGGCCACTGCATCCATGCGAAACATAACAAGAGACAGAAAAGCGACTCCCTCAACATGGACGAATTAG